Proteins from a single region of Spartobacteria bacterium:
- a CDS encoding transposase — MRQKRIKRDHLAYYHCMSRIVGREMLLGTREKEHMRRLIRRVEGFTGVHVLTYAVMTNHIHLLLEEPERNAVQSISDTELMRRLNCLYTEEEVDEIRVRWAEWALAGLVDMIKDDKHRYLIRMHDISEFMKQVKQRFSCWYNRHNGRYGTLWDHRFKSVLVEDGSALRTMAAYIEMNPVRAGMVADPKEYRFCGLGEAMGGVMAARKGITALASGVERLDDEVRATEQVDAWGDASNVYWERILMYEEVRKNPHFAMLDRDMIPEKLKRRTKISDFERLQCRSRYFCDGQVLGSKEFVEAFFAQNTEYFGMNRKTGARKMRGGWNAMYTIRDLGHWC; from the coding sequence ATGAGACAAAAACGAATCAAACGAGATCACCTGGCCTACTACCATTGCATGTCGCGCATTGTGGGGCGCGAAATGCTTCTTGGTACACGGGAAAAAGAACACATGCGTCGATTAATCCGGCGGGTGGAAGGATTTACGGGCGTACATGTTCTTACTTACGCAGTAATGACAAATCATATACACCTGTTGCTGGAGGAGCCGGAGCGCAATGCCGTGCAGAGCATTTCAGATACGGAACTGATGAGACGCTTGAACTGCCTTTACACAGAAGAGGAAGTGGATGAAATCAGAGTGCGATGGGCAGAATGGGCACTGGCAGGACTGGTAGACATGATTAAAGATGACAAACATCGGTATCTAATACGTATGCATGATATTAGCGAGTTTATGAAGCAGGTGAAACAACGATTCTCATGCTGGTACAATCGACATAATGGACGGTATGGAACGCTGTGGGATCATCGATTTAAGAGTGTATTGGTAGAGGACGGTTCGGCCTTGCGGACGATGGCCGCGTACATCGAGATGAATCCAGTGCGGGCGGGCATGGTGGCGGATCCAAAAGAGTATCGGTTTTGTGGACTGGGCGAGGCCATGGGCGGAGTAATGGCTGCAAGGAAAGGAATAACGGCACTGGCTTCGGGGGTGGAGCGGCTGGATGATGAGGTTCGGGCAACGGAACAGGTGGATGCTTGGGGTGATGCATCGAATGTGTATTGGGAACGGATTTTGATGTATGAGGAAGTACGTAAGAATCCGCATTTTGCCATGCTGGATCGGGACATGATTCCGGAAAAGCTGAAGCGAAGGACGAAGATTTCTGATTTCGAGCGACTACAGTGTCGAAGCCGGTATTTCTGCGATGGCCAGGTTTTGGGATCAAAGGAATTTGTGGAAGCGTTTTTTGCTCAAAATACGGAGTATTTCGGGATGAATCGGAAAACGGGGGCACGCAAGATGCGCGGGGGATGGAACGCTATGTATACCATTCGGGATTTGGGTCACTGGTGCTGA